A part of Drosophila bipectinata strain 14024-0381.07 chromosome 3L, DbipHiC1v2, whole genome shotgun sequence genomic DNA contains:
- the Afg3l2 gene encoding mitochondrial inner membrane m-AAA protease component AFG3L2 — protein sequence MAFRLLSTAKTMGSLMRRNYTPGKVQRATGGLPIGATGAGVYMFPVELNPLIRYIAKQIQLLCKKPPKGFEKYFEAGGKSSQPKGTAAEGKPSSGSNKSASEKPSTSSPAPAKQARSAQEPKSDWNFGMFSNTTRGPSGRSNAPGGRPLSEGGGGGDRERWILLGAIGAVVLVGSFAFFEMGYKEISWKEFVNSYLSKGMVEKLEVVNKKWVRVRLQQNNSSGGVLWFNIGSVDSFERNLETAQTEQGTESINFVPVIYRNEVEAASLTGLLPTLLIIGFLVYMMRKSADMMGGGRGRKGGGLFGGVMQSTAKLINPNEIGVGFKDVAGCEEAKIEIMEFVNFLKNPQQYIDLGAKIPKGAMLTGPPGTGKTLLAKATAGEANVPFITVSGSEFLEMFVGVGPSRVRDMFAMARKHAPCILFIDEIDAVGRKRGGKTFGGHSEQENTLNQLLVEMDGFNTTTNVVVLAATNRVDILDKALMRPGRFDRQIYVPAPDIKGRASIFKVHLGNLKTELDKNDLSRKMAALTPGFTGADIANVCNEAALIAARDSKDSIILKHFEQAIERVIAGMEKKTNVLAPEEKRTVAHHEAGHAVAGWFLEHADPLLKVSIIPRGKGLGYAQYLPKDHYLLSKEQLFDRMCMTLGGRVAEELFFNRITTGAQDDLKKITDIAYSQVVRFGMNDKVGQVSFDVGQAGDPVFSKPYSEDTAQLIDGEVRSIIKCAHEATTDLLSKHKEDVRRVAERLLQNEVLSRDDMIELLGPRPFKEKSTYEEFVEGTGSFEEDTSLPEGLKSWNKEKERPQPLDTDSTPSSPPTKPVTAGSG from the exons ATGGCATTCCGGCTGTTAAGCACGGCCAAAACGATGGGCAGCCTGATGAGGCGAAACTACACGCCCGGAAAA GTTCAGAGGGCAACAGGAGGGTTACCCATAGGAGCGACTGGAGCTGGAGTCTACATGTTCCCAGTGGAACTGAATCCGCTTATCCGCTACATAGCCAAACAGATCCAGCTGCTCTGCAAAAAGCCGCCCAAGGGGTTcgagaaatattttgaagcCGGCGGCAAATCTTCCCAGCCCAAGGGAACTGCCGCCGAAGGAAAACCATCATCCGGATCCAACAAGTCCGCTTCTGAAAAGCCCAGTACATCGTCGCCGGCGCCAGCGAAACAAGCAAGATCCGCCCAAGAACCAAAATCTGATTGGAATTTCGGAATGTTCAGCAACACTACCAGAGGTCCCTCTGGAAGGAGTAACGCACCTGGCGGAAGGCCACTAAGCGAAGGAGGCGGTGGCGGGGACCGGGAGCGTTGGATTCTGCTGGGTGCCATTGGCGCAGTGGTACTTGTTGGATCGTTTGCCTTTTTCGAGATGGGCTACAAGGAAATCTCTTGGAAGGAATTTGTCAACAG CTACCTTTCAAAGGGAATGGTGGAGAAGCTGGAAGTGGTCAACAAGAAATGGGTCCGCGTACGATTACAACAAAATAACAGCAGTGGAGGCGTTCTCTGGTTCAACATAGGCAGTGTCGATAGCTTTGAGAGGAACCTGGAAACGGCACAGACAGAACAGGGCACCGAGTCGATCAACTTTGTGCCTGTCATCTACCGCAATGAGGTTGAGGCGGCCAGTTTGACTGGCCTGCTGCCGACGCTGCTCATCATCGGATTTTTGGTCTACATGATGCGCAAGTCCGCCGACATGATGGGTGGTGGACGAGGGCGGAAAGGTGGTGGTCTCTTCGGTGGCGTTATGCAGTCTACTGCCAAGCTGATCAATCCCAATGAGATTGGTGTAGGCTTCAA AGACGTTGCCGGCTGCGAGGAGGCCAAGATTGAGATCATGGAGTTTGTTAACTTTTTGAAGAACCCCCAGCAATACATTGACCTGGGTGCGAAGATACCAAAGGGGGCCATGCTTACTGGTCCACCCGGCACGGGTAAAACGTTGCTAGCAAAGGCCACTGCCGGCGAAGCGAATGTGCCTTTTATCACAGTGTCGGGATCAGAGTTCCTGGAGATGTTTGTGGGCGTTGGTCCATCCCGAGTGCGGGACATGTTTGCCATGGCTCGTAAGCATGCTCCCTGCATTTTGTTCATCGACGAAATCGACGCTGTTGGCCGCAAGCGAGGCGGCAAGACATTCGGTGGTCATTCGGAGCAGGAGAATACCCTTAATCAGCTGCTAGTCGAAATGGACGGTTTCAACACCACAACGAATGTGGTGGTGCTGGCCGCCACGAATCGAGTTGATATTCTTGACAAAGCTCTCATGCGACCAGGTCGATTCGATAGACAAATCTATGTCCCCGCTCCGGACATTAAAGGCAGGGCTAGCATCTTCAAGGTGCACTTGGGTAACCTCAAAACCGAGCTGGACAAGAATGACCTGAGCCGAAAGATGGCGGCCCTCACGCCTGGCTTTACTGGTGCCGATATTGCGAACGTTTGTAACGAAGCTGCTCTGATTGCCGCCCGCGACTCGAAGGATTCGATTATCCTGAAGCATTTCGAGCAAGCCATTGAACGTGTCATCGCTGGCATGGAGAAGAAAACAAACGTGTTGGCGCCCGAGGAGAAGCGCACGGTGGCGCATCACGAGGCTGGGCATGCGGTGGCAGGCTGGTTCCTGGAGCACGCCGATCCTTTGCTCAAAGTCTCGATCATCCCCCGCGGCAAAGGCTTGGGCTATGCCCAGTACCTGCCCAAGGATCATTATCTGCTCTCCAAGGAGCAGCTATTCGATCGCATGTGCATGACTCTGGGTGGTCGTGTTGCGGAAGAGTTATTCTTTAATAGGATCACCACCGGTGCCCAGGATGATCTCAAGAAGATCACGGATATCGCCTACTCGCAAGTGGTTCGCTTCGGCATGAACGACAAAGTGGGTCAGGTGAGCTTCGATGTGGGCCAAGCTGGTGATCCGGTGTTCAGCAAACCCTACTCGGAAGATACTGCCCAACTGATTGATGGCGAAGTCAGGAGCATTATCAAGTGCGCCCACGAAGCCACAACCGATCTGCTGAGCAAACACAAGGAGGATGTGCGTCGCGTAGCTGAGAGATTGCTTCAAAACGAGGTTCTCAGCCGAGACGACATGATCGAGCTGCTCGGACCCCGCCCATTCAAGGAGAAGTCCACCTACGAGGAGTTTGTCGAAGGAACTGGATCCTTTGAGGAGGACACAAGTCTGCCCGAAGGTTTGAAGAGTTGGAACAAGGAAAAGGAGCGCCCGCAGCCATTAGACACAGACAGCACGCCCTCGTCACCGCCCACCAAGCCCGTGACTGCGGGGAGCGGTTAG
- the Unr gene encoding RNA-binding protein Unr, with product MNTQSKVYRTGEEIYDNMPIDGYFNINAIRNLGIPTTFPTIGTFTLDSTTLGMQQQSQGPPQQQQQQQQPPNMHHHQQQQQHQQHQQHQQQQQHQQQQHQQQHQHMQQQQQQQQQQQQQQQHPSIGMFDANEVNDVIQNPPQIGVFQSNSVLTNGAGSSSSMFGSQSSNSSAAPNTDPSQATRETGIIEKLLHSYGFIQCCERQARLFFHFSQFSGNIDHLKIGDPVEFEMTYDRRTGKPIASQVSKIAPEVVLSEERVTGTVTTELRTDSANNVLSSSETTGRISYENRGECFFLPYTKDDVEGNVNLRAGDKVSFQIATNQRGNLGACHIRLENPAQPVKYRGVVCSMKESFGFIERADVVKEIFFHFSEAEGNVELRPGDDVEFTIQTRSVSGSGDPANAHLHSKMQSPSVPPQGREYACNITRLPPGSVIFEDVDSTVYKGQVLKSLDRNNPVRQNNDPLPGRIRYRALDYSEVEVPFGDKDQKGDFTLRHGDWVQFFLATDRRDQLQRATSIALLDETFKVSGEKREQGTIASLKEGFGFLRCVERQARLFFHFTEVLDTCREIDVNDEVEFTVIQEPGLAYNNSRLQAIRIKHLPPNSVQFETLMASNIEGCVTREAPKSPIKSQDRVEGGVITYEHGDVKKTIMYFLKDCEKPPRIGERVRFDIYMVKRNKEYIAVNVQQVSLQQQQQQQQQQQLLNQPNSGGNHNQNDQLSALSNGISGSGSNPSMQNGYVMHGSPGGSTSSVGSNNPAHMDDFKLENNNHASSEAGQVYRGFIAVMKENFGFIETLSHDEEVFFHFSNYHGNPNWLELGQEVEYTLAPNGNTSVSGNCLPAENVRMLPKNSIPQPAVLDPVHNGVVARPLRCINPDQQEYAGLIEILDEQRTTVISQHEFGITSLVNKRDLLQKGDLVSFRIDESGRAAVVNAVRQKKRATVDSIKGQFGFLNFEVEDGKKLFFHMSEVQGSTVALHPGDTVEFSVVTNQRNGKSSACNVLKINDRPDRLISRLKLNGDDTVPRLILIRAPKGPQGKGFSVLARHPRIPGTLVE from the exons ATGAATACCCAATCGAAGGTATACCGCACCGGCGAAG aaatctATGATAACATGCCAATAGATGGCTATTTCAACATCAATGCCATTCGCAATCTGGGAATCCCTACAACTTTCCCTACGATTGGAACCTTTACGCTTGATTCTACCACTTTGGGGATGCAACAACAATCGCAGGGaccgccgcagcagcagcaacaacaacagcagccacCCAACATGCATCAccatcaacagcagcagcagcatcagcaacaccaacaacatcagcagcagcagcaacatcaacaacaacaacatcagcagcagcaccaacatatgcaacagcaacaacaacagcagcaacaacaacaacagcagcaacaacatcccAGCATTGGAATGTTTGATGCCAACGAGGTGAACGATGTCATCCAGAATCCACCACAGATTGGTGTCTTTCAATCGAATAGCGTGTTGACCAATGGAGCCGGTAGCTCCTCCTCGATGTTTGGCTCCCAGTCGAGCAATTCTTCGGCTGCCCCCAACACTGATCCCAGCCAGGCCACTCGTGAAACTGGTATCATCGAGAAATTGCTG CACTCTTATGGGTTTATTCAATGCTGCGAGCGTCAGGCGCGTCTCTTCTTCCATTTCTCGCAGTTCAGCGGCAATATTGATCATTTGAAGATTGGAGATCCCGTCGAGTTCGAGATGACCTATGATCGCCGCACTGGCAAGCCGATAGCTAGTCAAGTGTCCAAGATAGCACCGGAGGTGGTGCTCTCCGAGGAGCGGGTAACCGGCACTGTCACCACTGAGTTGCGCACCGATAGTGCCAACAATGTGCTCAGCTCCAGCGAGACCACCGGCCGGATCAGCTATGAGAACCGGGGCGAATGCTTCTTCTTACCATATACCAAAGACGATGTCGAGGGCAATGTGAACTTGCGTGCTGGCGACAAGGTCAGCTTTCAAATTGCAACGAACCAAag AGGCAACCTGGGTGCCTGCCATATTCGCCTGGAGAATCCGGCCCAGCCGGTTAAATACCGCGGAGTAGTCTGCTCAATGAAGGAGTCTTTCGGTTTTATCGAACGCGCCGATGTTGTCAAGGAGATATTCTTTCATTTCTCCGAGGCCGAGGGCAATGTAGAGCTACGTCCCGGTGATGATGTTGAGTTCACCATTCAGACGCGTAGCGTAAGTGGCAGTGGGGATCCGGCAAACGCTCACCTCCATTCAAAGATGCAGTCTCCGTCTGTGCCCCCGCAGGGCCGTGAATATGCCTGCAACATTACGCGCTTGCCTCCGGGCTCCGTGATCTTCGAGGACGTCGATAGCACTGTGTATAAGGGCCAGGTGCTCAAGTCCCTCGATCGCAATAATCCCGTTCGTCAGAATAACGATCCATTGCCGGGACGTATACGCTACAGAGCTTTGGACTACTCCGAGGTGGAGGTACCCTTTGGCGATAAGGATCAGAAGGGTGACTTCACCCTGCGCCATGGAGACTGGGTGCAGTTCTTCCTGGCCACCGATCGGCGGGATCAATTGCAACGGGCCACATCGATTGCCTTGCTGGATGAGACTTTCAAGGTGTCTGGAGAAAAGCGAGAGCAGGGCACCATTGCCTCGCTCAAGGAAGGTTTTGGATTTTTGCGCTGCGTGGAGCGACAAGCGCGTCTATTTTTCCACTTTACTGAAGTTCTAGATACG TGCCGCGAAATTGACGTAAACGATGAGGTGGAATTCACTGTCATCCAGGAGCCAGGCCTGGCCTATAATAACTCGCGTTTGCAGGCCATACGCATTAAACACTTGCCGCCCAACTCAGTGcaatttgaaactttaatgGCCAGCAACATTGAAG GTTGCGTGACACGCGAGGCTCCCAAGAGCCCAATTAAATCTCAAGATCGCGTAGAAGGCGGTGTGATTACCTATGAACATGGCGATGTTAAAAAGACTATAATGTATTTTCTTAAAGACTGCGAAAAACCACCAAGGATTGGGGAGCGAGTGCGCTTCGATATTTACATG GTCAAACGTAACAAGGAGTATATAGCCGTCAATGTGCAGCAAGTTTCcttgcagcaacagcaacaacaacagcagcaacagcaactgctgAATCAACCGAATTCCGGTGGCAATCATAACCAAAATGATCAACTTTCTGCTCTGTCGAACGGCATCAGCGGCAGTGGCTCGAATCCCTCTATGCAGAATGGCTATGTGATGCACGGCAGTCCCGGTGGAAGCACCAGCAGTGTGGGCAGCAACAATCCAGCCCACATGGATGACTTTAAGCTGGAGAACAACAATCATGCCAGTTCCGAGGCTGGGCAGGTGTATCGCGGCTTTATTGCCGTGATGAAGGAGAATTTTGGATTCATTGAGACCTTGTCCCACGACGAGGAGGTCTTCTTCCACTTCAGCAACTATCATGGCAATCCAAACTGGTTGGAGCTGGGCCAGGAGGTGGAGTACACTCTGGCTCCCAATGGGAATACATCCGTTTCTGGCAACTGCCTGCCAGCCGAGAATGTTCGAATGCTGCCCAAGAACTCAATTCCACAGCCGGCAGTGCTGGATCCCGTTCACAATGGCGTGGTGGCCCGTCCACTTCGATGCATTAATCCCGATCAGCAGGAGTATGCTGGTCTCATCGAGATCCTTGACGAGCAGCGCACTACTGTCATATCACAGCACGAGTTCGGCATAACCAGTTTGGTGAACAAGCGGGATCTTCTTCAGAAGGGTGATCTTGTCAGCTTCCGCATCGATGAGAGCGGTCGGGCCGCTGTGGTTAACGCTGTGCGTCAGAAAAAGCGCGCCACTGTGGACTCCATCAAGGGCCAGTTTGGATTCCTCAACTTTGAGGTGGAGGACGGGAAGAAGCTCTTCTTCCACATGTCCGAGGTGCAGGGAAGCACTGTGGCTTTGCACCCCGGGGATACCGTGGAGTTCTCTGTGGTTACAAATCAG CGTAATGGAAAGTCTTCGGCTTGCAATGTTCTGAAAATAAACGATCGTCCGGATCGTCTGATCTCGCGCCTCAAGCTCAATGGCGATGACACTGTGCCGCGCCTAATACTCATCCGCGCACCCAAGGGACCGCAGGGCAAGGGCTTTTCCGTTCTGGCGCGCCATCCACGCATTCCAG gCACTTTGGTGGAGTAG